The Kitasatospora paranensis genome has a window encoding:
- a CDS encoding twin-arginine translocase TatA/TatE family subunit, with amino-acid sequence MRISPTAVLVVVVFAVLLFGAKRLPDAARSLGRALRVLRAEVRAPHPDASATRQAPPSAEPAAMTIKAAPGDPGPARPVAAAEPDPASRG; translated from the coding sequence ATGCGCATCTCGCCGACGGCGGTCCTGGTGGTCGTCGTCTTCGCGGTGCTGCTCTTCGGGGCGAAGCGACTGCCGGACGCGGCACGCTCGCTCGGCCGGGCGCTGCGCGTCCTGCGGGCCGAGGTGCGCGCTCCTCACCCGGACGCCTCCGCCACCCGGCAGGCTCCGCCCTCGGCGGAGCCGGCAGCCATGACGATCAAGGCGGCTCCCGGTGACCCGGGTCCCGCCCGCCCGGTGGCCGCCGCCGAGCCCGACCCGGCATCACGGGGTTGA
- a CDS encoding proline racemase family protein has product MRSRHVFHAVDSHTEGMPTRVITGGFGTIPGATMAERRIHFQRHLDDFRTLLMYEPRGHAAMSGAILQPPTRPDADFGVLYIEVSGLLPMCGHGTIGVATVLVETGMVEVVEPVTTVRLDTPAGLVVAEVHVEDGAARAVTLRNVPSYAVALDRKVDVPGFGTVGYDLAYGGNFYAILPLERLGLPFDRARKQEILDAGLAVMAAVNASDRPVHPEDDSIGGCHHVQLLAPGSTAEHSRHAMAIHPGWFDRSPCGTGTSARMAQLHARGELPLGRDFVNESFIGTSFTGRLVEETTVGGLPAVVPTVTGRAWLTGTAQYFLDPADPFPAGFLL; this is encoded by the coding sequence ATGCGCAGCCGTCACGTCTTCCACGCCGTGGACTCGCACACCGAGGGCATGCCGACCCGCGTGATCACCGGCGGGTTCGGCACGATCCCCGGCGCCACCATGGCCGAGCGCCGGATCCACTTCCAGCGGCACCTGGACGACTTCCGCACCCTGCTGATGTACGAGCCGCGCGGCCACGCCGCGATGAGCGGCGCGATCCTGCAGCCGCCCACCCGGCCGGACGCCGACTTCGGGGTGCTCTACATCGAGGTGTCCGGCCTGCTCCCGATGTGCGGCCACGGCACCATCGGGGTCGCCACCGTGCTGGTCGAGACCGGCATGGTGGAGGTCGTCGAGCCGGTCACCACCGTCCGGCTCGACACGCCCGCCGGCCTGGTGGTGGCCGAGGTGCACGTCGAGGACGGCGCCGCCCGGGCGGTCACCCTCCGCAACGTGCCCTCGTACGCCGTCGCCCTGGACCGCAAGGTCGACGTGCCGGGCTTCGGCACGGTCGGCTACGACCTGGCCTACGGCGGCAACTTCTACGCGATCCTGCCGCTGGAGCGGCTCGGGCTGCCGTTCGACCGGGCCCGCAAGCAGGAGATCCTGGACGCCGGGCTCGCGGTGATGGCCGCCGTCAACGCGTCCGACCGGCCGGTGCACCCCGAGGACGACTCGATCGGCGGCTGCCACCACGTCCAGCTGCTCGCGCCCGGGTCGACGGCCGAGCACTCCCGGCACGCGATGGCCATCCACCCCGGCTGGTTCGACCGCTCGCCCTGCGGCACCGGCACCTCGGCCCGGATGGCCCAGCTGCACGCCCGCGGCGAGCTGCCGCTCGGCCGGGACTTCGTCAACGAGTCCTTCATCGGCACCAGCTTCACCGGCCGGCTGGTCGAGGAGACGACCGTCGGCGGCCTGCCCGCGGTCGTGCCCACCGTCACCGGACGGGCGTGGCTGACCGGCACCGCCCAGTACTTCCTGGATCCGGCCGACCCCTTCCCGGCCGGCTTCCTGCTCTGA
- a CDS encoding WYL domain-containing protein, producing MSNAIDQTRRMLSLVTYLRERPGAEVAEVARAFGISERELIGDLNVLPMCGTSFRGGDLLDIDTDGERIWWHNVDDVAQPLRLAADEATALLVAARAVAGLPGLRRRDREALTRAVAKIEDAAGESAESSARVGVTFEAEGQVFADIDRALTEGRRLWLRYWSHGRGGMTEREVDPIRLVAEGHTYLEGWCRTSEDRRIFRLDRVAEIKVLDEPADPPRLEPRDLSAGLVSPAVDDPEVVVEVGPGGRWVAEYYTHDKAEELPDGGLRITLRSADPSGLRPLALRLGRDGRIVSPPALADQAREAARAALAGYPEGQA from the coding sequence ATGAGCAACGCGATCGACCAGACCCGGCGGATGCTGTCGCTGGTCACCTACCTCCGCGAGCGCCCCGGCGCCGAGGTGGCCGAGGTGGCCCGCGCGTTCGGCATCTCCGAGCGCGAGCTGATCGGCGACCTCAACGTGCTGCCGATGTGCGGCACCAGCTTCCGCGGCGGCGACCTGCTCGACATCGACACCGACGGCGAGCGGATCTGGTGGCACAACGTCGACGACGTCGCCCAGCCGCTGCGCCTGGCCGCCGACGAGGCCACCGCCCTGCTGGTGGCCGCCCGCGCGGTGGCCGGCCTGCCCGGCCTGCGCCGGCGCGACCGGGAGGCGCTCACCCGCGCCGTCGCCAAGATCGAGGACGCGGCCGGTGAGAGCGCCGAGTCCAGCGCCAGGGTCGGGGTCACCTTCGAGGCCGAGGGCCAGGTGTTCGCCGACATCGACCGGGCCCTCACCGAGGGCCGCAGGCTCTGGCTGCGCTACTGGTCGCACGGGCGCGGCGGCATGACCGAGCGCGAGGTCGACCCGATCCGGCTGGTCGCCGAGGGCCACACCTACCTCGAGGGCTGGTGCCGCACCTCCGAGGACCGCCGGATCTTCCGGCTGGACCGGGTCGCCGAGATCAAGGTGCTCGACGAGCCGGCCGACCCGCCGCGGCTGGAGCCCCGCGACCTCTCCGCGGGCCTGGTCAGCCCGGCCGTCGACGACCCCGAGGTGGTGGTCGAGGTCGGCCCCGGCGGCCGCTGGGTGGCCGAGTACTACACCCACGACAAGGCCGAGGAGCTGCCCGACGGAGGGCTGCGGATCACGCTGCGCAGCGCCGACCCGTCCGGTCTGCGCCCGTTGGCCCTGCGGCTCGGCCGCGACGGCCGGATCGTCTCCCCGCCCGCCCTCGCCGACCAGGCCCGCGAGGCGGCCCGCGCCGCGCTCGCGGGCTACCCGGAGGGGCAGGCCTGA
- a CDS encoding FKBP-type peptidyl-prolyl cis-trans isomerase has translation MSLTKPEIDFPGGDAPTELQIRDIVVGDGAEAKAGATVEVHYVGVTFASGEEFDASWNRGQSFRFPLGAGRVIKGWDQGVQGMKVGGRRELVIPPHLAYGNQSPSPLIPAGSTLIFVVDLLGV, from the coding sequence GTGAGCCTTACCAAGCCGGAGATCGACTTCCCGGGCGGCGACGCGCCGACGGAGCTGCAGATCCGCGACATCGTGGTCGGCGACGGTGCCGAGGCCAAGGCCGGTGCCACCGTCGAGGTCCACTACGTGGGTGTCACCTTCGCCTCCGGCGAGGAGTTCGACGCCTCCTGGAACCGCGGTCAGAGCTTCCGCTTCCCGCTGGGCGCCGGCCGCGTCATCAAGGGCTGGGACCAGGGTGTGCAGGGCATGAAGGTGGGCGGCCGCCGCGAGCTGGTCATCCCGCCGCACCTGGCCTACGGCAACCAGTCGCCGAGCCCGCTCATCCCGGCGGGGTCGACCCTGATCTTCGTCGTGGACCTGCTCGGCGTCTGA
- a CDS encoding dihydrodipicolinate synthase family protein, producing MSAVPFDPARPWRGIMVATALPLRADLSVDHDAYGEHVRRLIDAGCHGVVPNGSLGEYQTLTAEERAAVVRTAVEAAGDGARVMPGVAAYGSAESRRWAEQAAEAGAGSVLLLPPNAYRADDAAVGAHYAEVARAGLPVVAYNNPIDTKVDLVPELLARLHGEGSIVAVKEFSGDVRRAYQIAELAPGLDLLIGADDVLLELALAGAVGWIAGYPNALPAASVALYEAAVAGDLATALPLYRTLHPLLRWDSKTEFVQAIKLSMDIAGLPGGPTRPPRGPLPAATEAAVRAATEKALAEGLS from the coding sequence ATGTCCGCTGTCCCGTTCGACCCCGCCCGCCCCTGGCGCGGCATCATGGTCGCCACCGCCCTGCCGCTGCGCGCCGACCTCTCGGTCGACCACGACGCCTACGGCGAGCACGTCCGCCGGCTGATCGATGCGGGCTGCCACGGCGTCGTCCCCAACGGCTCGCTCGGCGAGTACCAGACCCTCACCGCCGAGGAGCGCGCCGCCGTCGTGCGCACCGCGGTGGAGGCCGCCGGCGACGGCGCCCGGGTGATGCCCGGGGTGGCCGCGTACGGCAGCGCCGAGTCCCGCCGCTGGGCCGAGCAGGCCGCCGAGGCAGGGGCCGGTTCGGTCCTGCTGTTGCCGCCCAACGCCTACCGCGCGGACGACGCCGCGGTCGGCGCCCACTACGCCGAGGTCGCCAGGGCCGGGCTGCCGGTCGTCGCGTACAACAACCCGATCGACACCAAGGTCGACCTGGTGCCGGAGCTGCTCGCGCGGCTGCACGGCGAGGGCTCGATCGTCGCGGTCAAGGAGTTCAGCGGCGACGTCCGCAGGGCGTACCAGATCGCCGAGCTGGCCCCCGGGCTGGACCTGCTGATCGGGGCCGACGACGTGCTGCTGGAGCTCGCCCTCGCAGGCGCGGTCGGCTGGATCGCCGGGTATCCGAACGCGCTCCCCGCCGCCTCGGTGGCGCTCTACGAGGCCGCCGTCGCCGGCGACCTGGCCACCGCGCTCCCGCTCTACCGGACGCTCCACCCGCTGCTGCGGTGGGACTCCAAGACCGAGTTCGTCCAGGCGATCAAGCTCTCGATGGACATCGCCGGGCTGCCCGGCGGCCCGACCCGCCCGCCGCGCGGACCGCTGCCCGCCGCGACCGAGGCCGCCGTCCGGGCCGCCACCGAGAAGGCGCTCGCCGAGGGCCTCTCCTAG
- the pafA gene encoding Pup--protein ligase encodes MDRRIFGLENEYGVTCTFRGQRRLSPDEVARYLFRRVVSWGRSSNVFLRNGARLYLDVGSHPEYATPECDDVSELVTHDKAGERILEGLLVDAERRLHEEGIAGDVYLFKNNTDSAGNSYGCHENYLVARHGEFSRLADVLIPFLVTRQLICGAGKVLQTPRGAVYCVSQRAEHIWEGVSSATTRSRPIINTRDEPHADAERYRRLHVIVGDSNMSETTTLLKVGATDLVLRLIEAGVVMRDLTLENPIRAIREVSHDLTGTHQVRLANGREASALDIQEEYFTKALEFADRKGLNTGTVARVLDLWGRTLEAVRTEELDRVATEIDWIMKYKLIEQYREKHQMTMSNPRVAQIDLAYHDIHRRRGLFYLLQNKGRAARVTNDLKTFEAKSVPPQTTRARLRGDFIRKAQEQRRDFTVDWVHLKLNDQAQRTVLCKDPFRSVDERVEKLIAGM; translated from the coding sequence ATGGACCGCCGAATTTTCGGGCTGGAGAACGAGTACGGCGTCACGTGCACATTCCGGGGGCAGCGACGCCTGTCTCCGGACGAGGTGGCCCGGTACCTCTTCCGCCGCGTAGTCTCCTGGGGCCGCAGCAGCAATGTCTTCCTGCGGAACGGTGCACGGCTCTATCTCGACGTGGGCTCGCACCCCGAGTACGCCACTCCGGAATGCGACGACGTCAGCGAGCTGGTGACGCACGACAAGGCCGGGGAGCGCATCCTCGAAGGCCTGCTGGTGGATGCCGAGCGCCGCCTGCACGAGGAGGGCATCGCCGGCGACGTCTACCTCTTCAAGAACAACACCGACTCCGCCGGCAACTCCTACGGCTGCCACGAGAACTACCTGGTGGCCCGGCACGGCGAGTTCTCCCGGCTGGCCGACGTCCTGATCCCGTTCCTGGTGACCCGGCAGCTGATCTGCGGCGCGGGCAAGGTGCTGCAGACCCCGCGCGGTGCGGTGTACTGCGTCAGCCAGCGGGCCGAGCACATCTGGGAGGGCGTCAGCTCGGCGACCACCCGCTCCCGCCCGATCATCAACACCAGGGACGAACCGCACGCGGACGCCGAGCGGTACCGCCGGCTGCACGTCATCGTCGGCGACTCCAACATGTCGGAGACCACCACCCTGCTCAAGGTCGGCGCCACCGACCTGGTGCTGCGCCTGATCGAGGCCGGCGTGGTGATGCGCGACCTGACGCTGGAGAACCCGATCCGGGCGATCCGCGAGGTCAGCCACGACCTCACCGGCACCCACCAGGTCCGGCTCGCCAACGGCCGCGAGGCCAGCGCGCTGGACATCCAGGAGGAGTACTTCACCAAGGCGCTGGAGTTCGCGGACCGCAAGGGCCTGAACACCGGCACGGTGGCCCGGGTGCTCGACCTCTGGGGCCGCACCCTGGAGGCGGTGCGCACCGAGGAGCTCGACCGGGTCGCCACCGAGATCGACTGGATCATGAAGTACAAGCTCATCGAGCAGTACCGCGAGAAGCACCAGATGACGATGTCCAACCCGCGGGTCGCCCAGATCGACCTCGCGTACCACGACATCCACCGCCGCCGCGGCCTGTTCTACCTGCTGCAGAACAAGGGCCGGGCCGCGCGGGTCACCAACGACCTCAAGACCTTCGAGGCCAAGTCGGTCCCCCCGCAGACCACCCGGGCCCGGCTGCGCGGCGACTTCATCCGCAAGGCGCAGGAGCAGCGCCGCGACTTCACGGTGGACTGGGTCCACCTGAAGCTCAACGACCAGGCGCAGCGCACCGTGCTCTGCAAGGACCCGTTCCGCTCGGTGGACGAGCGGGTGGAGAAGCTCATCGCGGGCATGTGA
- a CDS encoding FKBP-type peptidyl-prolyl cis-trans isomerase, producing the protein MRRIAGLPAVPLAALLTVLLAACSSGSSGASKASPSASASATAVPSPVASASPMPTVTGDFGSKATITIPSEKPSGQFVVSTVSEGDGATVAKGDWVTVNYTAKDWTTGKDVSSSYDAGGKPQLYQAGTGQLVPAFDQSVIGKKVGSRLLVVAPPAAGFGTGGNTSAGVGGQDTVVFVLDLVESLAPDSTITGDVTQPPASAPQVKQNGKQAPTITIPAGQAPPTDLQTYVLIKGDGKQVQSGQQLLVQYTGVLWADGKQFDSSYSHGGAQALQVGTGSLIKGWDQGLVGQTVGSQVMLVVPPSLGYGDKESGPVPANSTLVFVIDILEAV; encoded by the coding sequence ATGCGTCGAATCGCCGGACTGCCGGCCGTGCCCCTGGCTGCCCTGCTCACCGTCCTGCTGGCCGCCTGCAGCAGCGGCTCGTCCGGGGCCTCCAAGGCCTCGCCGAGCGCCTCCGCGTCGGCGACCGCGGTGCCGAGCCCGGTCGCGTCGGCCTCGCCGATGCCGACGGTGACGGGCGACTTCGGCTCGAAGGCGACGATCACCATCCCGTCGGAGAAGCCGAGCGGCCAGTTCGTGGTGTCGACCGTCAGCGAGGGGGACGGCGCCACGGTCGCCAAGGGGGACTGGGTCACCGTCAACTACACGGCCAAGGACTGGACGACCGGCAAGGACGTCTCCAGCTCCTACGACGCCGGCGGCAAGCCGCAGCTGTACCAGGCCGGGACGGGGCAGCTGGTGCCCGCCTTCGACCAGTCGGTGATCGGCAAGAAGGTCGGCAGCCGGCTGCTGGTGGTGGCCCCGCCGGCGGCCGGGTTCGGCACCGGCGGCAACACCTCGGCCGGGGTCGGCGGGCAGGACACCGTGGTCTTCGTCCTCGACCTGGTGGAGTCGCTGGCGCCGGACTCGACCATCACCGGTGACGTCACCCAGCCGCCGGCCAGTGCGCCGCAGGTCAAGCAGAACGGCAAGCAGGCCCCGACGATCACCATCCCGGCCGGCCAGGCCCCGCCGACCGACCTCCAGACGTACGTGCTGATCAAGGGCGACGGCAAGCAGGTGCAGTCCGGCCAGCAGCTGCTCGTGCAGTACACCGGCGTGCTGTGGGCCGACGGCAAGCAGTTCGACTCCTCCTACAGCCACGGCGGCGCCCAGGCCCTCCAGGTGGGCACCGGCAGCCTGATCAAGGGCTGGGACCAGGGGCTGGTCGGCCAGACCGTCGGCAGCCAGGTGATGCTCGTGGTGCCCCCGTCGCTCGGCTACGGCGACAAGGAGAGCGGTCCCGTCCCGGCCAACTCCACCCTGGTCTTCGTGATCGACATCCTGGAGGCCGTGTAG
- a CDS encoding FAD-binding oxidoreductase, translating to MLTESSYDVAVVGAGVVGAACAHYAARAGLRVAVVDRGPVAGGTTGAGEGNLLVSDKEPGPELDLALLSARLWRELAEQLGPAVEYEPKGGLVVAADPAGLAPLHAFAAAQTAAGVVCETVAADRLADLEPHLAPGLAGGVHYPQDAQVQPALAAAHLLRSARLAGAHLRLGETVTAVRTRPDGSVRGLATDRGGIAAPAVVNAAGTWGGELAALAGVRLPVLPRRGFVLVTEPLPRIVRHKVYAADYVADVASASAALQTSAVVEGTPAGPVLIGASRERVGFDRTLSVEVLRRLAAQAAALFPVLREVAVQRAYRGFRPYLPDHLPAIGADARVPGLYHACGHEGAGIGLAPATGLLIAAQLTGATPALDPAPFRADRFPGQEARP from the coding sequence GTGCTCACGGAATCCTCCTACGACGTCGCGGTGGTCGGCGCGGGCGTGGTCGGCGCGGCCTGCGCCCACTACGCCGCGCGGGCCGGGCTGCGCGTCGCCGTCGTCGACCGCGGCCCGGTGGCCGGCGGTACGACCGGGGCGGGCGAGGGCAACCTGCTCGTCTCCGACAAGGAGCCCGGCCCCGAACTGGACCTCGCGCTGCTCTCCGCCCGGCTGTGGCGCGAGCTCGCCGAGCAGCTCGGCCCGGCCGTCGAGTACGAGCCCAAGGGCGGCCTGGTGGTCGCCGCCGACCCGGCCGGGCTGGCGCCGCTGCACGCCTTCGCCGCCGCCCAGACCGCCGCCGGCGTGGTCTGCGAGACCGTCGCGGCCGACCGGCTCGCGGACCTCGAACCGCACCTCGCGCCCGGCCTGGCCGGCGGTGTCCACTACCCGCAGGACGCCCAGGTGCAGCCCGCGCTCGCCGCCGCCCACCTGCTGCGCTCGGCCCGGCTGGCTGGCGCCCACCTGCGGCTCGGCGAGACCGTCACCGCCGTCCGCACCCGGCCCGACGGCTCGGTGCGCGGCCTGGCCACCGACCGCGGCGGGATCGCCGCCCCGGCCGTGGTCAACGCCGCCGGCACCTGGGGCGGCGAGCTCGCCGCCCTCGCCGGGGTCCGGCTGCCGGTGCTGCCAAGGCGCGGGTTCGTCCTCGTCACCGAGCCGCTGCCGCGGATCGTCCGGCACAAGGTCTACGCCGCCGACTACGTGGCCGACGTCGCGAGCGCCTCCGCCGCACTCCAGACGTCCGCCGTGGTCGAGGGCACCCCGGCCGGGCCGGTGCTGATCGGCGCCAGCCGCGAGCGGGTCGGCTTCGACCGCACCCTCTCGGTCGAGGTGCTGCGCCGCCTGGCCGCCCAGGCGGCGGCGCTCTTCCCGGTCCTGCGCGAGGTCGCGGTGCAGCGCGCCTACCGGGGCTTCCGCCCCTACCTGCCCGACCACCTGCCCGCGATCGGCGCCGACGCCCGGGTGCCCGGCCTCTACCACGCCTGCGGGCACGAGGGGGCCGGCATCGGGCTCGCCCCCGCCACCGGCCTGCTGATCGCCGCGCAGCTCACCGGCGCCACCCCCGCGCTCGACCCGGCCCCCTTCCGGGCGGACCGCTTCCCCGGCCAGGAGGCCCGGCCATGA
- a CDS encoding (2Fe-2S)-binding protein, with translation MTTARTPAELAGARPGPAHTIDFDGRPVPALPGQSIAAALWADGVLAWRRTRVGGRPRGAFCGIGVCHDCLATVDGRPNQRTCLLPAEPGTTVTTQEGHGRADLAV, from the coding sequence ATGACCACCGCCCGCACCCCCGCCGAGCTGGCCGGCGCCCGGCCCGGCCCGGCGCACACCATCGACTTCGACGGCCGTCCGGTGCCCGCCCTGCCCGGGCAGAGCATCGCCGCGGCGCTCTGGGCCGACGGGGTGCTCGCCTGGCGCCGCACCCGGGTCGGCGGCCGCCCGCGCGGCGCGTTCTGCGGCATCGGCGTCTGCCACGACTGCCTGGCCACCGTCGACGGCCGCCCCAACCAGCGCACCTGCCTGCTCCCCGCCGAGCCGGGCACCACCGTCACCACCCAGGAGGGCCACGGCCGTGCCGACCTCGCCGTCTGA
- the tatC gene encoding twin-arginine translocase subunit TatC, producing the protein MALADHLRELRNRVVKSVLAIVVFTAVAAFYHKQLTDLLLNPLPKCSSNGLTTDGQKCGVISTIGLLTPFTLALKVSLTAGVVAATPVWLYQLWAFVAPGLHKHERKYSVSFLAAGIPLFLAGAVLAYLVLPATARMLISFAPTEAVPIMPAEDYLDVVTRMVLVFGGAFELPLLLVMLNFIGVLTGKRLLGWWRGMVMGITVFAAFATPSADPLSMLALAAPIWALYFVAVGISLFNDRRRARNNPDADLDDEEASHVDLTVEGVAGAEAVEASDAPEAPAPVPAARREQMDDIT; encoded by the coding sequence ATGGCCCTCGCCGACCACCTGCGCGAGCTGCGCAACCGGGTGGTCAAGTCGGTCCTGGCCATCGTGGTGTTCACCGCCGTCGCGGCGTTCTACCACAAGCAGCTCACCGATCTCCTGCTCAACCCGCTGCCGAAGTGCAGCAGCAACGGGCTGACCACCGACGGGCAGAAGTGCGGCGTGATCTCGACGATCGGCCTGCTCACCCCCTTCACCCTGGCGCTGAAGGTCAGCCTCACGGCCGGTGTGGTCGCCGCCACGCCGGTCTGGCTGTACCAGCTGTGGGCCTTCGTGGCACCCGGTCTGCACAAGCACGAGCGCAAGTACTCGGTGAGCTTCCTGGCAGCGGGCATCCCGCTGTTCCTGGCCGGTGCGGTCCTCGCCTACCTGGTGCTGCCCGCCACCGCGCGGATGCTGATCTCGTTCGCGCCGACCGAGGCCGTGCCGATCATGCCCGCCGAGGACTACCTCGACGTGGTGACCCGGATGGTGCTGGTGTTCGGCGGCGCCTTCGAGCTGCCGCTGCTGCTGGTCATGCTGAACTTCATCGGGGTGCTGACCGGCAAGCGGCTGCTCGGCTGGTGGCGCGGCATGGTCATGGGCATCACGGTGTTCGCGGCCTTCGCGACGCCCAGTGCCGACCCGCTGTCGATGCTGGCGCTGGCGGCGCCGATCTGGGCGCTGTACTTCGTCGCGGTCGGCATCTCGCTGTTCAACGACCGCCGCCGGGCCCGCAACAACCCGGACGCCGACCTCGACGACGAGGAGGCCTCGCACGTGGACCTGACGGTCGAGGGCGTGGCCGGTGCGGAGGCCGTCGAGGCGTCCGACGCCCCCGAGGCGCCCGCGCCCGTCCCGGCCGCCCGCCGGGAGCAGATGGACGACATCACCTGA
- a CDS encoding FKBP-type peptidyl-prolyl cis-trans isomerase, with the protein MSEKATSPGEAGTAAGDPAAARPGGPLPGDGESIVVPPAILKQQAGWGQAPARPAGAKDEEPQVFASTVRKKDLSEAGYDENPPGVGRLGVILGTVLAVLIVGSGVALYVMNKDDSTSTAATPEASVTASPTPTADPVPPIKDSAKVLPTVTGDFGKKATIALPKEAADGTFVVKELKSGDGQKVDKNTWVTADFSAMNWGTGKEIQGSYEQGKPQLFQAGGGKLIPALDQAVTGHKAGSRLLVVAPPAAAFGAQGSSGMGVGPKDTLVFVIDIKNATAPDAVVSGDVTAPPADMPKVKDNGKKAAGITPVPGAAEPKDLKSAVLIQGKGRKVEAGEKVLVQYTGALYKDGKKFDSSLDRGQAFTFVSGGGQVIEGWDKGVTGQAIGSRIELVIPASLAYKDQAQGDIPANSTLVFVIDILDAGVGTQDS; encoded by the coding sequence ATGTCTGAGAAAGCGACGAGCCCGGGCGAGGCCGGCACCGCTGCGGGCGACCCGGCGGCCGCACGGCCCGGCGGTCCGCTGCCCGGCGACGGCGAGTCGATCGTCGTCCCGCCCGCGATCCTGAAGCAGCAGGCCGGCTGGGGCCAGGCCCCGGCGCGGCCGGCGGGCGCCAAGGACGAGGAGCCGCAGGTCTTCGCGTCGACCGTGCGCAAGAAGGACCTGTCGGAGGCCGGCTACGACGAGAACCCGCCCGGGGTGGGCCGACTCGGTGTGATCCTGGGCACCGTGCTGGCCGTCCTGATCGTGGGCAGCGGCGTCGCGCTGTACGTGATGAACAAGGACGACTCCACGTCCACGGCCGCGACGCCCGAGGCATCGGTCACCGCCTCGCCGACGCCGACGGCCGACCCGGTGCCGCCGATCAAGGACAGCGCCAAGGTGCTGCCGACCGTCACCGGCGACTTCGGCAAGAAGGCGACCATCGCGCTGCCGAAGGAGGCCGCCGACGGCACCTTCGTGGTCAAGGAGCTGAAGAGCGGCGATGGCCAGAAGGTGGACAAGAACACCTGGGTCACCGCCGACTTCTCGGCGATGAACTGGGGCACGGGCAAGGAGATCCAGGGCTCCTACGAGCAGGGCAAGCCGCAGCTCTTCCAGGCCGGCGGCGGCAAGCTGATCCCCGCTCTCGACCAGGCCGTCACCGGCCACAAGGCGGGCAGCCGCCTGCTGGTCGTGGCACCCCCGGCGGCCGCCTTCGGCGCCCAGGGCAGCAGCGGCATGGGTGTCGGCCCCAAGGACACCCTGGTCTTCGTCATCGACATCAAGAACGCCACCGCTCCCGACGCGGTCGTCAGCGGCGACGTGACGGCCCCGCCGGCCGACATGCCGAAGGTGAAGGACAACGGCAAGAAGGCCGCCGGGATCACCCCGGTGCCCGGCGCGGCCGAGCCGAAGGACCTCAAGTCCGCGGTGCTGATCCAGGGCAAGGGCCGCAAGGTCGAGGCCGGCGAGAAGGTGCTCGTCCAGTACACCGGTGCGCTGTACAAGGACGGCAAGAAGTTCGACTCCTCGCTCGACCGCGGCCAGGCCTTCACCTTCGTCTCCGGCGGCGGCCAGGTCATCGAGGGCTGGGACAAGGGCGTGACCGGCCAGGCCATCGGCAGCCGGATCGAGCTCGTCATCCCCGCCTCGCTCGCCTACAAGGACCAGGCACAGGGTGACATCCCCGCCAATTCGACACTGGTCTTCGTGATCGACATCCTTGATGCCGGCGTCGGGACTCAGGACTCGTAG
- a CDS encoding WYL domain-containing protein: protein MAIAKAERLMNLALCLMNTRRPLSKKELRESVEAYREAWQQGSEDAFNRMFERDKDDLRELGLVIDVDENALDGEVGYLARRDRNRLPEIALDAEEAAALTLAARVWQQAKMSGAASGALQKLRAAGVPFAEDAEHTALQPRIPAREAAFEPLLVAARDRRPVTFEYRKAGAATAEQRAVEPWALECWRGHWYLAGFDRDRQSARVFRLSRITGKVRSRAGGFTGAVPEHVDVRATVARFAGEGATASATVRLRRGAAFPLRAKALATSRVDEQWDELEIPYGNGLGADLAEFGPDVVVLGPDDLRADVIDRLRAVAGLGEQA, encoded by the coding sequence ATGGCGATCGCCAAGGCAGAGCGGCTGATGAACCTCGCCCTGTGCCTGATGAACACCAGACGTCCGCTCTCCAAGAAGGAGCTGCGCGAGTCGGTCGAGGCCTACCGCGAGGCCTGGCAGCAGGGCAGCGAGGACGCGTTCAACCGGATGTTCGAGCGCGACAAGGACGACCTGCGCGAGCTCGGCCTGGTCATCGACGTCGACGAGAACGCGCTCGACGGCGAGGTCGGCTACCTCGCCCGCCGCGACCGCAACCGGCTGCCGGAGATCGCCCTGGACGCCGAGGAGGCGGCCGCCCTCACGCTGGCCGCCCGGGTCTGGCAGCAGGCCAAGATGTCCGGCGCCGCCAGCGGAGCGCTGCAGAAGCTCCGGGCGGCCGGCGTGCCGTTCGCCGAGGACGCCGAGCACACCGCCCTCCAGCCGCGCATCCCGGCCCGCGAGGCCGCGTTCGAGCCGCTGCTGGTCGCCGCCCGGGACCGCCGCCCCGTCACCTTCGAGTACCGCAAGGCCGGTGCCGCCACCGCCGAGCAGCGCGCCGTCGAGCCCTGGGCCCTGGAGTGCTGGCGCGGCCACTGGTACCTGGCCGGCTTCGACCGCGACCGGCAGAGCGCCCGGGTCTTCCGGCTCAGCCGGATCACCGGCAAGGTCCGCTCCCGGGCCGGCGGCTTCACCGGCGCCGTCCCCGAGCACGTCGACGTGCGCGCCACCGTCGCCCGGTTCGCCGGCGAGGGCGCCACCGCCAGCGCCACCGTGCGGCTGCGCCGCGGCGCCGCCTTCCCGCTGCGCGCCAAGGCCCTGGCGACCAGCCGGGTCGACGAGCAGTGGGACGAGCTGGAGATCCCGTACGGCAACGGGCTCGGCGCCGACCTCGCCGAGTTCGGGCCCGACGTTGTCGTCCTCGGCCCGGACGACCTGCGGGCCGACGTCATCGACCGGCTGCGCGCCGTCGCAGGACTGGGGGAGCAGGCATGA